Proteins encoded within one genomic window of Sphingosinicella ginsenosidimutans:
- a CDS encoding amidohydrolase, whose protein sequence is MTSPLAAQPPANAGLAEAIRGDMPDLMALYRDLHQHPELSMQETRSAGLLAAEARRLGFAVTEHVGGTGVVAVMENGPGPVVLLRADMDALPVAEQTGLPFASAARGTTREGLATAIMHACGHDTHMATWVGTARRLAAMKSQWSGTLVMIAQPGEETSQGAAAMIADGLFTRFPRPNVAIAFHDAATLPAGIIGYAPGPAMANVDSVDLTVRGVGGHGAAPNTTRDPIVLAARIVTSLQTLVSRELDPLDSAVVTVGSFQAGTKHNIIPDEARLLITVRSYTPEIRRQLLDGIARIARGEAIAAGLPEDRMPEMTVREAEATPATVNTDAITQSTTALFRSHFGEDRVRATRPVMAGEDFGRYRLAVPGMESLLFWVGGVPQDRWDAVRGDPAQLPSLHSPFWAPDAEKVISTATEAMTVAALGALGRR, encoded by the coding sequence ATGACGAGCCCGCTCGCCGCCCAGCCGCCCGCGAACGCAGGGCTTGCCGAGGCCATAAGGGGCGACATGCCCGATCTGATGGCGCTTTACCGCGATCTCCATCAGCATCCCGAATTGTCGATGCAGGAGACGCGTTCGGCCGGCCTGCTCGCCGCCGAGGCGCGGCGGCTCGGCTTCGCGGTCACCGAGCATGTCGGCGGGACGGGCGTCGTCGCGGTGATGGAGAACGGGCCGGGGCCGGTGGTGCTGCTGCGCGCCGACATGGACGCGCTTCCCGTCGCCGAACAGACCGGCCTTCCCTTCGCCAGCGCGGCGCGCGGCACGACGCGCGAAGGCCTCGCCACCGCGATCATGCACGCCTGCGGCCATGACACCCACATGGCGACCTGGGTCGGAACGGCGCGGCGGCTGGCGGCGATGAAATCGCAATGGTCGGGGACGCTCGTGATGATCGCGCAGCCGGGCGAGGAGACCAGCCAGGGCGCCGCCGCGATGATCGCCGACGGCCTCTTCACCCGCTTCCCGCGCCCCAATGTCGCGATCGCCTTCCACGACGCCGCGACGCTGCCGGCGGGAATCATCGGCTATGCGCCCGGGCCGGCGATGGCGAATGTCGACAGTGTCGATCTCACGGTCCGCGGCGTCGGCGGCCATGGCGCCGCGCCGAACACGACCCGCGACCCGATCGTCCTCGCCGCGCGGATCGTGACCTCGCTCCAGACGCTGGTCAGCCGCGAGCTGGACCCGCTCGATTCGGCGGTCGTCACCGTCGGTAGCTTCCAGGCCGGCACCAAGCACAACATCATCCCGGACGAGGCGCGGCTGCTCATCACCGTGCGCAGCTACACGCCGGAAATCCGGCGGCAGCTGCTCGACGGCATCGCCCGGATCGCCCGCGGGGAGGCGATCGCCGCCGGCCTTCCCGAGGATCGGATGCCCGAAATGACGGTGCGCGAGGCCGAGGCGACGCCGGCCACCGTCAACACCGACGCCATCACGCAGAGCACGACGGCCCTCTTCCGCTCGCATTTCGGCGAGGATCGCGTGCGCGCCACCCGACCGGTGATGGCCGGCGAGGATTTCGGCCGCTACCGGCTCGCGGTGCCGGGCATGGAAAGCCTGCTCTTCTGGGTCGGCGGGGTCCCGCAGGATCGGTGGGACGCCGTGCGCGGGGACCCGGCCCAATTGCCTTCGCTGCACAGCCCGTTCTGGGCGCCGGACGCCGAAAAGGTGATCTCCACGGCCACCGAGGCGATGACGGTGGCCGCGCTTGGCGCGCTCGGCCGCCGCTGA
- a CDS encoding DUF4893 domain-containing protein, with protein sequence MSGTMSAAFLAALLLCAGQPPEAASSAPQLTPDVPCQPPSANWHRAITEDDAARLRQIRSAWVEALAQARGDHAAEVAAGGALLDPDSALLGPAPPPGEYDCRTIKLGTQATGGLTYVDYPRFRCRIAARSGGSLSFVRLNGSQRPIGRLFPDTTRRMVFLGTVQLGDEQRAYRYGADTDRDEVAVLERIGESRWRLVFPRPHFESRLDIIELVPRVN encoded by the coding sequence ATGTCTGGCACGATGAGCGCCGCCTTTCTCGCCGCCTTGCTGCTGTGCGCCGGCCAGCCGCCCGAGGCGGCATCGTCGGCTCCGCAGCTGACGCCCGACGTGCCGTGCCAGCCGCCCAGCGCGAACTGGCACCGCGCGATCACCGAAGACGATGCCGCCCGGCTTCGCCAGATCCGCAGCGCCTGGGTCGAGGCGCTGGCGCAGGCTCGCGGCGACCATGCGGCGGAGGTCGCGGCCGGCGGCGCGTTGCTCGATCCCGATTCGGCGCTGCTCGGACCGGCGCCCCCGCCGGGCGAATATGACTGCCGCACGATCAAGCTCGGCACGCAGGCGACCGGCGGCCTCACCTATGTCGATTATCCCCGGTTCCGCTGCCGGATCGCGGCGCGTTCGGGCGGCTCGCTGAGCTTCGTTCGGCTGAACGGGTCGCAGCGCCCGATCGGCCGGCTCTTTCCCGACACGACCCGGCGGATGGTCTTCCTCGGCACCGTCCAGCTGGGGGACGAGCAGCGCGCCTATCGCTATGGCGCCGATACCGACCGCGATGAGGTCGCCGTGCTGGAGAGAATCGGCGAGAGCCGGTGGCGGCTCGTCTTTCCGCGCCCGCACTTCGAATCACGGCTCGACATCATCGAGCTGGTCCCACGCGTGAATTAG
- a CDS encoding peptidase S1 — MSMKTFFAVLATAAVAAVPAGAQDYRLDPTYTTLTLDSGFAPDPQTIDLQSGGDIDASSISSSCRGFIANAPDVRVRYTRGRYPLIISVDSNADTTLVVNAPDGRWYCDDDSGERGLNPMVRFNNPQSGQYDIWVGTYGNARLEPATLAISEISSQ, encoded by the coding sequence ATGTCGATGAAGACATTTTTCGCCGTTCTCGCCACCGCGGCCGTCGCCGCGGTCCCGGCGGGGGCGCAGGACTATCGCCTGGATCCGACCTATACGACCCTGACGCTCGATTCGGGGTTCGCGCCCGATCCGCAGACCATCGATCTCCAGTCGGGCGGCGACATCGACGCCTCGTCGATCAGCAGCTCGTGCCGCGGCTTCATCGCCAATGCGCCCGACGTGCGCGTCCGCTACACGCGGGGTCGCTATCCGCTGATCATCTCGGTCGATTCGAACGCCGACACGACGCTCGTCGTCAACGCGCCCGATGGCCGCTGGTATTGCGACGACGACAGCGGTGAGCGCGGGCTCAATCCGATGGTGCGGTTCAACAATCCGCAGTCCGGCCAGTACGACATCTGGGTCGGCACCTATGGCAATGCCCGCCTGGAGCCGGCGACGCTCGCGATCTCGGAGATTTCGAGCCAGTAG
- a CDS encoding 3-hydroxybutyrate dehydrogenase: MFLKGKTALVTGSTSGIGLAYAKALAGAGANVVINGFGDPADIEKERAGLERDHGVRALYSGADLTRPDEIEAMMKAAADAFGAVDILINNAGTQHVAPVDQFPVEKWDLIIALNLTAAFHATRLAVPGMRAKKWGRIISTASAHSLVASPNKSAYVAAKHGIAGFTKTVALETATDGITVNCISPGYVWTPLVENQIPDTMKTRGLTREQVMNDVLLAAQPTKQFVQPEQVAALALFLCKDEAAAITGANLSIDGGWTAA; encoded by the coding sequence ATGTTCCTCAAAGGCAAGACAGCCCTCGTCACCGGCTCCACCTCGGGGATCGGCCTCGCTTATGCCAAGGCGCTCGCCGGGGCCGGCGCGAACGTCGTCATCAACGGCTTCGGCGATCCTGCCGACATCGAGAAGGAGCGCGCCGGGCTGGAGCGCGACCATGGTGTCCGTGCGCTCTACAGTGGCGCCGATCTCACCAGGCCGGACGAGATCGAGGCGATGATGAAGGCCGCCGCCGACGCCTTCGGCGCGGTCGACATCCTGATCAACAATGCCGGGACGCAGCATGTCGCGCCGGTGGATCAGTTCCCGGTCGAAAAATGGGACCTCATCATCGCGCTCAACCTCACCGCCGCCTTCCACGCGACGCGGCTGGCCGTGCCCGGGATGCGCGCGAAGAAGTGGGGCCGGATCATCTCCACCGCCTCGGCGCACAGCCTGGTCGCGAGTCCGAACAAGTCCGCTTATGTCGCCGCCAAGCACGGCATTGCCGGCTTTACCAAGACGGTGGCGCTGGAGACCGCGACCGACGGGATCACGGTGAACTGCATCAGCCCCGGCTATGTCTGGACGCCGCTGGTCGAAAACCAGATTCCGGACACGATGAAAACCCGCGGCCTCACCCGCGAGCAGGTGATGAACGACGTGCTGCTCGCGGCCCAGCCGACCAAGCAGTTCGTCCAGCCCGAACAGGTCGCGGCGCTGGCCTTGTTCCTCTGCAAGGACGAGGCGGCGGCGATCACCGGCGCCAACCTGTCGATCGACGGCGGCTGGACGGCGGCCTGA
- a CDS encoding patatin-like phospholipase family protein, with protein sequence MANSSAPRRRRARTPERLPLPDQVVLVLQGGGALGAYQGGVVQGLADKGIDVDWIAGISIGAINAAIVAGNPPAHRVGQLRAFWEEVTAALPSLPFVGGGEWREWVHLASAGFVAMQGVPGFFTPRLLNPLMAPSGTAGALSFYDSAPLAKTLDKYVDWDRLNSGAPRLSIGAVDVESGNFRYFDTATDRIDARHVMASGALPPGLPPVEIDGAFYWDGGLVSNTPLSYVLDNQREEMLVFQVDLFSARGAMPATIMDVYAREKDIRYSSRTRAITDQLLALRKAREAVQRLLDKLPPEFAEDPDYQRVARLAAERPVNIVHLIYRKHGWEGGARDFEFSRDTMEHHWREGLAALAETMRHDALLARNIVDGRTAAFDLAN encoded by the coding sequence ATGGCCAACTCGTCCGCCCCCCGCCGCCGCCGCGCCCGGACGCCGGAGCGGTTGCCGCTGCCCGATCAGGTCGTCCTCGTCCTGCAGGGCGGCGGCGCGCTCGGTGCCTATCAGGGCGGCGTCGTCCAGGGACTCGCCGACAAGGGGATCGACGTCGACTGGATCGCCGGCATCTCGATCGGCGCGATCAATGCCGCGATCGTCGCCGGCAATCCGCCCGCGCACCGCGTCGGGCAGCTTCGCGCCTTTTGGGAGGAGGTCACCGCCGCCCTGCCCTCGCTGCCCTTCGTCGGCGGTGGGGAGTGGCGCGAGTGGGTCCACCTTGCCTCGGCCGGCTTCGTCGCAATGCAGGGCGTGCCGGGCTTCTTCACGCCGCGCCTGCTCAACCCGCTCATGGCGCCGTCGGGGACGGCGGGCGCGCTCAGCTTCTACGATTCGGCGCCGCTCGCGAAGACGCTCGACAAATATGTCGACTGGGATCGGCTCAACAGCGGCGCGCCGCGCCTGTCGATCGGCGCCGTGGACGTCGAATCGGGCAATTTCCGCTATTTCGACACCGCCACCGACCGGATCGATGCGCGCCACGTCATGGCGTCGGGCGCCTTGCCGCCAGGGCTGCCGCCGGTCGAGATCGACGGCGCCTTCTACTGGGACGGCGGCCTCGTCTCCAATACGCCGCTGTCCTACGTTCTCGACAATCAGCGCGAGGAGATGCTGGTGTTCCAGGTCGACCTCTTCTCGGCGCGCGGCGCGATGCCCGCGACGATCATGGACGTCTATGCGCGCGAAAAGGACATCCGCTATTCCAGCCGCACCCGCGCGATCACCGATCAGCTGCTCGCGCTGCGAAAGGCGCGCGAGGCGGTGCAGCGCCTGCTCGACAAGCTGCCGCCCGAATTCGCCGAGGATCCCGATTACCAGCGCGTCGCCCGCCTCGCCGCCGAGCGGCCGGTGAACATCGTGCACCTCATCTATCGCAAGCACGGCTGGGAAGGCGGCGCGCGCGACTTCGAATTCTCCCGCGACACGATGGAGCATCACTGGCGCGAAGGCCTCGCCGCGCTCGCCGAGACGATGCGCCACGACGCCCTGCTCGCCCGAAACATCGTCGACGGCCGCACCGCCGCCTTCGATCTCGCCAACTAG
- the ypfJ gene encoding KPN_02809 family neutral zinc metallopeptidase encodes MRFDDRRSSDNVEFRGDDGSGGGLRLGGGGMGGGMAGLLFSFVFSRFGIGGVVVLLIGLFIFGGLGSLGGGGQQAVGPAGAPAPTQSAAQGCQSTPEAHFACQVLASTEDRWTELFQRIGRRYEVPKMVIYQRGTRSGCGAAQSAMGPFYCPADHRVYLDLEFFQELTQRFHAPGDFPEAYVIAHEVGHHVQTLLGTADRIRAAQQNASEAQGNALQVRMELQADCYAGVWAASERASLDEGDLEEGLRAAAAIGDDTLQRAAQGVVVPESFTHGTSAQRQQALTQGFQSGDPASCDSFMQGV; translated from the coding sequence ATGCGTTTCGACGACCGGCGATCAAGCGACAATGTGGAATTCCGCGGTGACGACGGGTCGGGCGGAGGCTTGCGTCTCGGTGGCGGCGGGATGGGCGGCGGCATGGCGGGGCTGTTGTTCAGCTTCGTCTTCAGCCGTTTCGGCATCGGCGGCGTCGTCGTGCTGCTGATCGGCCTGTTCATCTTCGGCGGGCTCGGCAGCCTTGGCGGCGGCGGCCAGCAGGCGGTGGGGCCGGCCGGCGCTCCCGCTCCGACGCAGAGCGCCGCCCAGGGCTGCCAATCGACTCCGGAGGCGCATTTCGCCTGCCAGGTGCTGGCATCGACCGAGGATCGCTGGACCGAGCTGTTCCAGCGCATCGGCCGGCGTTACGAGGTGCCGAAGATGGTGATCTACCAGCGCGGCACCCGCTCCGGCTGCGGTGCGGCGCAGAGCGCGATGGGGCCGTTCTACTGCCCCGCCGATCACCGGGTGTATCTGGACCTCGAATTCTTCCAGGAGCTCACGCAGCGTTTCCACGCGCCCGGCGATTTCCCCGAGGCCTATGTGATCGCGCATGAGGTCGGCCATCATGTCCAGACCCTGCTTGGCACCGCGGACCGCATCCGCGCCGCCCAGCAGAATGCCAGCGAGGCGCAGGGCAATGCGCTCCAGGTCCGCATGGAATTGCAGGCGGATTGCTATGCCGGTGTCTGGGCGGCGAGCGAGCGCGCCTCGCTCGACGAAGGCGATCTCGAAGAGGGGCTGCGCGCCGCCGCCGCGATCGGCGACGACACGCTGCAGCGCGCGGCGCAGGGCGTGGTCGTCCCCGAAAGCTTCACCCACGGCACGTCCGCGCAGCGCCAGCAGGCGCTGACACAGGGTTTCCAGAGCGGCGATCCGGCGAGCTGCGACAGCTTCATGCAGGGCGTCTGA
- a CDS encoding M16 family metallopeptidase, which translates to MIPIRALILALATCLAAPIPAFAQGGASAPVQAQARGDADWLYRGSDIARDPSWRFGTLPNGLRYAIRRNARPVGQVSIRIRIDAGSLEEADNERGWAHFMEHMAFRGTEHFPGDQARLTWERLGASFGSDTNAQTDATDTVYQLDLPHADRASLDTSLQVLADMMERARIDPEAVAAERPVVLAEKRRRPEIAVRFQEMLQPLMYSGLRYAARDPIGTDETLNAATAEGLRAFYHRWYRPERATVVMVGDADPAMMEELLRARFGDWQGVGPAPSDPDFGRPTDPSRTVANMAYPGTPATAIVGWVRPHDDQPLTQARERDFTAETLAAAIVNRRLEAHARGTSAYISASIGASRERDVADTTMLQVRAREDWQSALNEAYAILSDALQTPPGADEIEREIANLRTAVDAAVQTEPTAMSQTFADRMVGAIDNGSLVASAATVRDNFIRNVPAMTPAVVQAALHRLFEGSGPRLLVATAAPVAGGETALAQALAAARAAAPAQRTAVRAVSFDDLPRLGPPGREVSRREIADMGVTIVTFANGSTLTFKHTEFDHGVVEVRLRFGRGISGLSPDRPGLAWAQTLVAASGVADIDLEGLQRMLTGRRIGMGFTIDDDAFVLGSQTSAPDLPDELRLLATKLADPGWDPRLFTRSQNETLSSYDLQYASASARAGRELRGFLRPNDKRVAPVERDVIAAATPDQFRAFYAPLLAEGPVHAIIVGDVSLDDAVAAMLPTVAALPTRPEPAVAPDPAAIRPPAPNPTPVTFTHRGDPDQAFAAIGWTTFGGLDNVRDQRALALAANIFQARLFEQLREREGATYSPNATHNASETFPNWGVFFAAAEVKPDNVATFFRIARAIVADLAAHPVEADEFARAQNPVISGIERRLATNAYWVAALEGWDSDPRQIARVRDYLSDYRGLTAEDVRRAVATWVTDQGDWSMVVLPDRRATTSAGEGSAPSGQQ; encoded by the coding sequence ATGATACCCATTCGCGCGCTGATCCTCGCACTCGCCACCTGTCTCGCCGCCCCCATTCCTGCTTTCGCCCAGGGCGGGGCGAGCGCGCCCGTCCAGGCGCAGGCACGGGGAGATGCCGACTGGCTCTATCGCGGCAGCGATATCGCGCGCGATCCGAGCTGGCGGTTCGGGACGCTCCCCAACGGGCTGCGCTACGCGATCCGGCGGAATGCGCGGCCCGTCGGACAGGTGTCGATCCGCATCCGCATCGACGCCGGCTCGCTGGAGGAAGCCGACAATGAGCGCGGCTGGGCCCATTTCATGGAGCATATGGCGTTTCGCGGCACCGAGCATTTTCCGGGCGATCAGGCGCGTCTGACCTGGGAGCGTCTCGGCGCCAGCTTCGGCAGCGACACCAACGCGCAGACCGACGCGACCGACACCGTCTATCAGCTCGATCTGCCGCACGCCGATCGGGCCAGCCTGGACACCAGCCTCCAGGTCCTCGCCGACATGATGGAGCGCGCGCGGATCGATCCCGAGGCGGTCGCGGCGGAACGTCCGGTGGTGCTTGCCGAAAAGCGCCGGCGGCCGGAGATCGCGGTGCGCTTCCAGGAGATGCTCCAGCCGCTCATGTACAGCGGGCTGCGCTATGCGGCGCGCGATCCGATCGGGACCGACGAGACGCTGAACGCCGCGACCGCCGAAGGGCTGCGCGCCTTCTATCACCGCTGGTACCGGCCCGAGCGGGCGACGGTGGTGATGGTCGGCGATGCCGATCCGGCGATGATGGAAGAGCTGTTGCGCGCCCGCTTCGGCGATTGGCAGGGCGTTGGCCCGGCGCCGTCGGACCCCGATTTCGGACGCCCGACCGATCCGTCGCGCACCGTCGCCAACATGGCCTATCCGGGCACGCCGGCGACCGCGATCGTCGGCTGGGTGCGGCCGCATGACGATCAGCCGCTGACCCAGGCGCGGGAGCGCGACTTCACCGCCGAGACGCTGGCCGCGGCGATCGTCAACCGCCGGCTCGAGGCGCATGCGCGCGGCACATCGGCCTATATCAGCGCCTCGATCGGCGCGTCGCGCGAACGCGACGTGGCGGACACGACGATGCTTCAGGTGCGCGCGCGCGAGGATTGGCAGTCGGCGCTGAACGAGGCCTATGCGATCCTCTCCGATGCGCTCCAGACGCCGCCGGGGGCGGACGAGATCGAGCGCGAGATCGCCAATCTGCGGACCGCCGTGGACGCCGCCGTCCAGACCGAGCCGACCGCCATGTCGCAGACCTTCGCAGACCGCATGGTCGGGGCGATCGACAACGGGTCGCTGGTCGCGAGCGCGGCCACCGTGCGCGACAATTTCATCCGCAACGTGCCGGCGATGACGCCGGCGGTGGTCCAGGCCGCGTTGCACCGGCTGTTCGAGGGATCGGGGCCGCGGCTGCTGGTCGCGACCGCGGCGCCGGTGGCCGGGGGCGAGACTGCGCTCGCGCAGGCGCTCGCCGCCGCCCGCGCCGCCGCGCCGGCCCAGCGCACCGCCGTCCGCGCCGTCTCCTTCGACGATCTTCCACGGCTCGGCCCGCCGGGACGGGAGGTCTCGCGGCGCGAGATCGCCGACATGGGCGTCACCATCGTCACCTTCGCCAACGGATCGACGCTGACGTTCAAGCATACCGAGTTCGATCATGGCGTGGTCGAGGTACGGCTGCGCTTCGGCCGGGGCATTTCCGGCCTGTCGCCGGACCGGCCCGGCCTTGCCTGGGCGCAGACCCTGGTCGCGGCCTCGGGCGTTGCCGACATCGACCTTGAGGGCCTCCAGCGGATGCTGACCGGGCGGCGGATCGGCATGGGCTTCACGATCGACGACGACGCCTTCGTCCTCGGCAGCCAGACGAGCGCGCCCGACCTTCCCGACGAGCTCAGGCTGCTCGCCACCAAGCTGGCCGATCCGGGCTGGGATCCGCGGCTCTTCACGCGCTCGCAGAACGAGACGCTGTCGAGCTACGATCTCCAATATGCCTCCGCATCGGCGCGCGCCGGGCGCGAGCTGCGCGGCTTCCTGAGGCCCAACGACAAACGCGTCGCCCCGGTCGAGCGCGACGTGATCGCCGCGGCGACGCCCGACCAGTTCCGCGCCTTCTATGCGCCGCTGCTCGCCGAGGGGCCGGTCCATGCGATCATCGTCGGCGACGTCAGCCTGGACGATGCGGTTGCGGCGATGCTGCCCACCGTCGCCGCGCTGCCGACGCGGCCCGAGCCCGCCGTCGCGCCCGATCCGGCCGCGATCCGTCCGCCCGCGCCGAATCCGACGCCGGTCACCTTCACGCATCGCGGCGATCCCGACCAGGCCTTCGCGGCGATCGGCTGGACCACCTTCGGCGGCCTCGACAATGTCCGCGACCAGCGCGCGCTCGCGCTCGCCGCCAACATCTTCCAGGCGCGCCTGTTCGAACAGCTGCGCGAGCGCGAGGGGGCGACCTATTCGCCCAACGCCACCCACAACGCGTCCGAGACCTTCCCCAACTGGGGCGTCTTCTTCGCCGCGGCAGAGGTGAAGCCGGACAATGTGGCGACCTTTTTCCGCATCGCGCGCGCCATCGTCGCCGATCTTGCCGCCCATCCGGTCGAGGCCGACGAATTCGCCCGCGCGCAGAATCCGGTGATCAGCGGAATCGAGCGCCGGCTGGCGACCAACGCCTATTGGGTCGCGGCGCTCGAAGGGTGGGACAGCGATCCACGCCAGATCGCGCGGGTCCGCGACTATCTGTCCGATTATCGCGGGCTGACCGCGGAAGATGTCCGCCGGGCCGTCGCGACCTGGGTCACGGATCAGGGAGACTGGTCGATGGTCGTTCTCCCCGATAGAAGGGCGACGACGTCGGCAGGAGAGGGTTCCGCCCCAAGTGGCCAGCAATAG
- a CDS encoding sensor histidine kinase, translating to MRGRPFFEDKNRAFWTLQTVGWSGYFVLRTLTGLANAMEWSYMLHTLLLTATGYSITLLMAAAFRRLIRMREIFTWAGSILIVVVAAAAFSAIETWSYATFIQPGSRPEGVRFLGAIILTVTLLIAWSALYYSINFYLLLEEQTDRLLRLESTASNAQLAMLRYQLNPHFLFNTLNSISTLVLLKQTDRANAMLSRLSSFLRYTLVNESIARVTVAQEIETLKLYLEIEKMRFEERLRPHFQVDPDAEGALLPSLLLQPLIENAIKYAVTPQEEGADIAIQARRQGDRVAITVVDTGPGADAAYQTRAEQSTGVGLANIRDRLAQAYGDNHRFETQSDITGGFRVFIEIPYQIETAEEPK from the coding sequence CTGCGCGGCCGCCCCTTTTTCGAGGACAAGAACCGGGCCTTCTGGACGCTCCAGACCGTCGGCTGGAGCGGCTATTTCGTGCTCCGCACGCTCACCGGCCTCGCCAATGCGATGGAGTGGAGCTACATGCTCCACACGCTGCTGCTGACCGCGACCGGTTATTCGATCACGCTGCTCATGGCGGCGGCGTTCCGCCGGCTGATCCGGATGCGGGAAATCTTCACCTGGGCGGGATCGATCCTGATCGTGGTCGTCGCCGCCGCCGCCTTCTCCGCGATCGAGACGTGGAGCTACGCGACCTTCATCCAGCCCGGCAGCCGCCCGGAGGGAGTCCGGTTTCTCGGCGCGATCATCCTGACCGTGACCCTGCTCATCGCCTGGTCGGCCCTTTATTACAGCATCAATTTCTACCTGCTGCTCGAGGAACAGACCGATCGGCTGCTGCGGCTTGAAAGCACCGCGTCCAACGCCCAACTCGCGATGCTTCGCTACCAGCTCAATCCGCACTTCCTTTTCAATACGTTGAATTCCATCTCGACCCTCGTGCTCCTGAAGCAGACCGATCGCGCCAACGCCATGCTGTCGCGGCTGTCGTCCTTCCTGCGCTACACATTGGTCAACGAATCGATCGCGCGCGTCACGGTGGCGCAGGAGATCGAGACGTTGAAGCTCTACCTAGAGATCGAGAAGATGCGCTTCGAGGAGCGGCTGCGTCCGCATTTCCAGGTCGATCCCGATGCGGAAGGCGCCCTGCTTCCCTCGCTGCTGCTTCAGCCGCTCATCGAAAATGCGATCAAATATGCGGTCACGCCGCAGGAGGAGGGGGCCGACATCGCGATCCAGGCGCGCCGCCAGGGCGACCGGGTCGCCATCACCGTCGTCGACACCGGTCCCGGCGCCGACGCCGCCTATCAGACCCGCGCCGAGCAATCGACCGGCGTCGGGCTGGCGAACATTCGCGACCGCCTGGCGCAGGCCTATGGCGACAACCATCGTTTCGAGACACAGTCGGACATTACGGGGGGCTTCCGCGTTTTCATCGAAATTCCCTATCAGATCGAAACAGCCGAGGAGCCGAAATGA